In Symmachiella dynata, the following are encoded in one genomic region:
- a CDS encoding Gfo/Idh/MocA family protein → MTDANTAETSRRNFLKNTGRVAAASTLVAGMSPRAFASEDNTIQVALVGCGGRGTGAAANALSVQNGPIKLVAMADVFEDRQSDSYNGLAAKFADHPDKVDVPEERRFIGFEAYKEAMDCLKPGDVVILATPPAFRWVQFTYAIEKGLNVFMEKPVTVDGPTSRKMFALGEESAKRNLKVGVGLMCRHCDARAELHERIEQGQIGDILELRAYRMAGPTGSAAVGPKPADTNELEYQIRNFHAFLWASGGAFSDFLIHNIDECCWMKNAFPIEAKASGGRQYRGNDVDQNFDSYSVEYTFEDGTKLMLNGRTIPGCHHEFASYAHGTKGAAVISTASHSPAKCRIYKGWNLDEKNLVWAYPQPEKSPYQLEWDHLIDAIRNDKPYNEVQRGVEASLVTSMGRMAAHTGKVITRDQILNSDHEFAPVVDQLALGGDAPLVADSNGKYPIPLPGLLRREY, encoded by the coding sequence ATGACCGATGCCAATACCGCCGAGACTTCGCGGCGAAACTTTTTGAAAAACACAGGCCGCGTTGCAGCTGCGTCGACATTGGTCGCCGGAATGTCGCCACGGGCGTTCGCCTCGGAAGACAACACGATTCAAGTCGCATTGGTCGGTTGCGGCGGACGGGGAACGGGAGCGGCTGCCAATGCCCTTTCCGTGCAAAACGGACCGATCAAGTTGGTCGCCATGGCCGATGTGTTCGAGGACCGGCAGTCGGATAGCTACAACGGCCTCGCAGCCAAGTTTGCTGATCATCCGGATAAAGTCGACGTGCCGGAAGAACGGCGTTTCATCGGGTTTGAAGCGTACAAAGAGGCGATGGATTGTTTGAAGCCGGGTGACGTGGTGATTCTCGCTACGCCTCCCGCATTTCGTTGGGTGCAATTTACCTATGCCATCGAAAAGGGCCTGAACGTCTTTATGGAGAAGCCGGTCACGGTCGACGGCCCCACTTCTCGCAAGATGTTCGCCTTGGGCGAAGAATCGGCGAAGCGAAACCTAAAAGTGGGTGTCGGTCTGATGTGCCGTCACTGCGATGCTCGCGCCGAATTGCACGAGCGCATCGAGCAGGGACAAATCGGTGATATCCTGGAACTGCGAGCCTACCGGATGGCGGGCCCCACCGGATCGGCCGCTGTCGGTCCCAAACCGGCCGACACGAATGAGCTGGAATACCAGATCCGCAACTTCCACGCGTTTCTGTGGGCCAGCGGCGGTGCCTTCAGCGACTTCTTGATTCACAACATTGATGAATGTTGTTGGATGAAAAACGCGTTCCCGATCGAAGCCAAAGCTTCGGGTGGGCGGCAATATCGCGGCAATGACGTCGATCAAAACTTCGACAGTTATTCGGTGGAATATACCTTCGAAGACGGGACGAAGTTGATGCTCAATGGCCGGACGATCCCCGGTTGCCATCACGAATTCGCCAGCTATGCCCACGGAACCAAAGGGGCCGCGGTGATTTCGACAGCTTCCCACTCGCCGGCGAAATGCCGCATCTACAAGGGTTGGAATCTGGACGAGAAAAACCTTGTCTGGGCCTATCCGCAGCCGGAGAAAAGCCCCTACCAACTCGAATGGGATCATTTGATCGATGCGATTCGCAACGATAAGCCCTACAACGAAGTGCAGCGGGGTGTCGAGGCATCGCTGGTCACCTCCATGGGCCGTATGGCGGCGCACACGGGAAAAGTGATTACCCGCGACCAAATCCTCAATAGCGATCACGAATTCGCCCCGGTGGTCGATCAATTGGCTCTGGGAGGCGATGCCCCGCTGGTCGCAGACAGCAACGGCAAATACCCCATCCCGTTGCCGGGACTACTCCGCCGCGAGTACTAG
- a CDS encoding PQQ-binding-like beta-propeller repeat protein: protein MVSLKRVLVCACLTLACCVTSWAGENWPNYRGPSEQGLTDAKNLPLTWGEDKNITWQTPIEGKAWSTPVIWGDQIWLTSAPLEGNRLRAICVDKNTGKIVHDKMLYAVAGPQYCHPFNSYASPSPVIEEGRVYVSFGSPYNACLDTKTGEVIWERDDFVCNHFRGPGSSPFLYKNLLILHFDGSDRQYVVALDKQTGDTVWETERTVDFDDIVEKTGKPIRDGDFRKAFSTPMIADVDGRPMLISLGSKALYAYDPETGEELWRLNAPGVHSGSCRPALGHGLVYMPMGSGGKLWAVNPNGSGELSQDHIAWEYKQVVPRRASPLLVDDLLFVVDDGGIAACIDAKTGEGIWRKRLGGNFSASPIYADGKVYFFDEDGKATVIEAAREFRQLAVNKLGDGFMASPAVSGDSLFLRSRSQLYRIDAK, encoded by the coding sequence ATGGTTTCATTAAAACGCGTCCTTGTGTGTGCCTGCCTGACGTTAGCGTGCTGTGTCACGAGTTGGGCTGGCGAAAATTGGCCCAATTATCGCGGCCCCTCCGAACAAGGTTTGACCGATGCCAAAAACCTGCCGTTGACCTGGGGGGAAGATAAAAACATCACTTGGCAAACGCCGATCGAAGGCAAAGCCTGGTCGACACCGGTGATTTGGGGGGATCAGATCTGGTTGACCTCCGCTCCGTTGGAGGGAAATCGACTGCGAGCGATTTGTGTTGATAAAAATACCGGCAAAATCGTGCACGATAAGATGCTGTATGCAGTCGCTGGACCGCAGTATTGCCATCCGTTTAATTCATACGCATCCCCCTCGCCGGTCATTGAAGAAGGACGCGTTTACGTCAGTTTCGGTTCGCCGTACAACGCGTGTCTCGACACGAAAACGGGTGAAGTGATTTGGGAACGGGATGATTTTGTCTGCAATCATTTTCGCGGTCCCGGCTCGTCACCGTTTCTGTATAAAAATCTGCTCATTTTGCACTTTGATGGCAGTGACCGCCAATATGTCGTAGCGCTCGACAAGCAGACCGGCGACACGGTTTGGGAAACCGAGCGGACTGTTGATTTCGACGACATCGTAGAAAAGACCGGCAAACCGATCCGTGACGGGGATTTCCGCAAAGCGTTTTCGACTCCGATGATCGCCGACGTCGATGGCCGGCCGATGTTGATCAGTTTGGGGTCCAAGGCGCTCTATGCCTACGATCCGGAAACGGGAGAAGAACTTTGGCGGCTGAATGCTCCCGGCGTGCATTCGGGGTCGTGCCGTCCGGCGTTGGGGCACGGCTTGGTGTACATGCCGATGGGCTCTGGCGGAAAACTGTGGGCCGTCAATCCCAATGGCAGCGGGGAACTTTCGCAGGATCATATCGCCTGGGAATACAAACAAGTGGTCCCCCGACGCGCCTCGCCGTTGTTGGTCGATGATTTGTTATTCGTCGTCGACGACGGGGGCATTGCTGCCTGCATCGATGCAAAAACGGGCGAGGGGATCTGGCGAAAACGATTGGGCGGAAACTTCTCCGCTTCGCCGATTTATGCGGATGGAAAAGTTTATTTCTTCGATGAAGACGGCAAAGCCACGGTCATCGAAGCGGCCCGCGAATTTCGCCAATTGGCGGTCAATAAACTGGGGGACGGTTTTATGGCCTCCCCGGCGGTTTCAGGTGATTCCTTGTTCCTGCGTTCACGCAGCCAGCTTTACCGCATCGACGCGAAGTAG
- a CDS encoding ATP-binding cassette domain-containing protein: MSLLSLNRVSFAFGGPLLLDEVNLEIEPGERIGLLGRNGAGKSTLMKLLAGELAPEDGELNRAGGLKIARLIQEVPQGEQGTVTEVVADGFNDDVEESGAANHPPVEEWQIEHSVETVLSRMKLNGEDRFASLSSGMKRRVLLARALVREPNILLLDEPTNHLDIEAISWLEGFLKNYNGTLIVVTHDRVFLQAIATRIIEIDRGQLFDWTCDYATFLDRKQAALEAEEKQNAAFDRKLAQEEVWIRQGIKARRTRNEGRVRALKKLREERSQRRNQVGNVRMEVSEAEKSGRMVIEAKNISFSYGDTPIVDDFSTLITRGDRIGIIGPNGAGKTTLLKLLLGDLQPSQGSLRHGTRLEVAYFDQLRETIEEDKTVAENVGEGQDKLMINGREKHIYGYLQDFLFTPERARRPARYLSGGERNRLMLAKLFKRAANVLVLDEPTNDLDTETLELLEELIDNFGGTLLIVSHDRAFLNNVVTGTFVFEGEGQIKEYAGGYDDYIRQRDLNLAAAQPEKPAKKSPKKTERTPQKKLTFKEQRELADLPEELGRLEKQIADLHDAMADPAFFKQDGAAIAQATSELESLEKQLAETYERWESLEARA; encoded by the coding sequence ATGTCATTATTGAGCTTAAACCGCGTCTCCTTTGCCTTTGGCGGGCCGTTATTGCTGGACGAAGTCAACCTCGAGATCGAGCCGGGGGAGCGGATTGGTCTGTTGGGACGCAACGGCGCTGGCAAATCCACGCTAATGAAACTGCTGGCCGGTGAACTTGCCCCCGAAGATGGCGAACTGAACCGCGCCGGTGGGTTGAAGATCGCGCGGCTCATCCAAGAAGTCCCGCAGGGAGAGCAGGGTACCGTGACCGAAGTGGTCGCTGACGGATTCAATGACGACGTGGAGGAGTCGGGTGCGGCGAATCATCCGCCGGTCGAAGAATGGCAAATCGAACATTCCGTCGAAACCGTGCTCTCGCGGATGAAACTCAACGGCGAAGACCGGTTCGCGTCGCTCTCGTCCGGAATGAAACGCCGTGTGCTGTTGGCACGGGCCTTGGTCCGGGAGCCAAACATTTTGTTGCTCGACGAACCGACAAACCACCTCGACATCGAAGCCATCTCCTGGCTAGAGGGCTTTCTCAAGAACTACAACGGCACGTTGATTGTCGTCACGCATGACCGGGTCTTCTTGCAAGCGATCGCTACGCGGATCATTGAGATCGACCGCGGGCAACTCTTCGACTGGACTTGCGACTACGCCACTTTCCTGGACCGAAAACAAGCAGCACTGGAAGCCGAGGAAAAACAAAACGCCGCCTTTGATCGTAAGTTGGCTCAAGAGGAAGTCTGGATTCGGCAAGGAATCAAAGCCCGTCGGACACGCAACGAAGGGCGCGTGCGAGCGCTGAAGAAACTGCGTGAAGAACGCAGTCAGCGTCGCAATCAAGTCGGCAACGTCCGCATGGAAGTCTCCGAAGCCGAGAAATCGGGACGGATGGTGATCGAGGCTAAAAACATCTCGTTCTCCTATGGCGACACACCGATCGTCGACGATTTCTCAACGCTGATCACGCGCGGCGACCGCATCGGCATCATCGGCCCCAACGGCGCCGGCAAGACCACGCTGCTGAAACTTCTGCTGGGCGATTTGCAGCCCTCGCAAGGCAGCCTGCGGCATGGCACGCGGTTGGAAGTCGCCTATTTCGATCAGTTGCGGGAAACGATCGAAGAAGACAAGACCGTCGCTGAAAATGTGGGCGAAGGTCAGGACAAACTGATGATCAACGGCCGCGAAAAACACATTTACGGATATTTGCAGGACTTCTTATTCACCCCCGAACGCGCCCGCCGCCCGGCCCGATATCTCTCGGGCGGCGAACGCAATCGGCTGATGTTGGCCAAACTCTTCAAGCGAGCCGCCAACGTGCTGGTGTTGGATGAACCGACCAATGACCTCGACACCGAAACATTGGAACTCCTCGAAGAGTTGATCGACAACTTCGGCGGCACACTGTTGATCGTTAGCCATGACCGCGCGTTTCTCAACAACGTCGTCACCGGCACATTTGTCTTCGAAGGGGAAGGGCAAATCAAAGAGTACGCGGGAGGCTACGACGACTACATCCGCCAACGCGACTTGAACCTTGCCGCGGCACAGCCCGAAAAGCCGGCGAAAAAATCGCCCAAGAAAACCGAACGGACGCCGCAAAAGAAACTGACATTCAAAGAACAACGCGAACTGGCCGACTTGCCCGAGGAACTCGGCCGACTGGAAAAACAAATCGCCGACCTGCACGATGCAATGGCCGATCCCGCATTTTTCAAACAAGACGGCGCAGCAATCGCCCAAGCCACATCCGAGTTGGAATCCCTAGAAAAGCAACTCGCCGAGACCTACGAACGCTGGGAATCGCTCGAAGCCCGCGCTTAA
- the ggt gene encoding gamma-glutamyltransferase has translation MSHADKWARTRPTISGLHGAVASAHPLASQAGLDVLRSGGNAVDAIAATAATLAVVEPYMSGPGGVGFLLLHKADGTTRVLNFSGNTPAAGTPDQFTAETQECGPRACLIPGNLAGWLEAVEREGTLKRSDIFAAAIRHAEDGFPLHPTNVHFLKICTPRLNDAGQRVFSSVPHRIGAVLKQPDLANSYRQIVDEGAETFYRGELAGKIAEHIQSQDGLLSREDLANYRPEWEIPIGVDYRGTQVKTCPPNNEGFQILQQLRMLESFDLGEMGHNSADYIQLVSEAIKLAVADRIAYNGDPKLCEIPLERLLSDDYIAERRSLVNRTWASHSEGERWFGPRDETMVSPGRINGMTTHMAAVDEAGNVASITQSLGNGFGSGVMIPGTGIVLNNFVWWCEIDPTCPTPNLIAPGKRWSSCMAPLHAFRDGRFWFSVATPGSWGILQTTMQMFLNVAEFGADLQAAIEAPRFRVWERTRMQIETRIPRAVRDQLTRRHHALEPVGDFSPLVGGGQGVMIDPESGARMAAADPRRDGYALAY, from the coding sequence ATGTCCCATGCCGACAAATGGGCGCGCACGCGTCCCACGATCAGCGGATTACACGGCGCCGTCGCTTCGGCGCACCCCTTGGCCTCGCAAGCGGGGTTGGATGTTCTTCGCAGCGGCGGAAACGCGGTCGATGCGATTGCCGCGACAGCTGCGACGCTGGCTGTCGTCGAACCGTATATGAGCGGACCGGGCGGCGTTGGGTTTTTGCTGCTACATAAAGCGGACGGCACGACGCGGGTGTTGAATTTCAGCGGCAATACACCAGCCGCCGGCACGCCCGATCAATTCACTGCGGAAACACAGGAGTGCGGTCCTCGCGCCTGTTTGATTCCCGGCAACCTTGCTGGTTGGCTGGAAGCGGTCGAACGTGAAGGGACTTTGAAACGCAGCGACATCTTTGCCGCGGCGATTCGTCATGCTGAGGATGGGTTTCCACTGCATCCGACAAACGTGCACTTTTTGAAGATTTGCACACCACGGCTCAACGACGCGGGGCAACGAGTTTTTTCTTCGGTCCCGCATCGCATTGGCGCGGTTCTCAAACAACCCGATTTGGCGAACAGCTATCGGCAGATCGTCGACGAAGGAGCGGAGACTTTTTATCGAGGCGAATTGGCTGGCAAGATCGCCGAGCATATTCAATCGCAAGACGGCCTGCTCAGCCGTGAGGATCTGGCCAACTATCGCCCGGAGTGGGAAATACCAATTGGGGTCGATTATCGCGGCACGCAGGTGAAGACCTGTCCGCCGAATAATGAAGGCTTTCAGATCCTGCAGCAACTGCGCATGTTGGAGTCGTTCGACCTGGGCGAAATGGGGCACAACTCAGCCGATTACATTCAACTGGTCAGCGAAGCAATCAAATTGGCTGTCGCGGATCGTATTGCATACAACGGCGATCCCAAGTTGTGTGAAATTCCGCTTGAGCGGTTGTTGAGCGATGATTACATCGCCGAGCGTCGGAGCCTGGTCAATCGTACGTGGGCCTCGCACAGCGAAGGCGAACGTTGGTTTGGTCCCCGCGATGAGACGATGGTTAGTCCCGGACGGATCAACGGCATGACCACGCACATGGCGGCGGTCGACGAAGCGGGCAATGTGGCCAGTATCACGCAGTCGTTGGGGAACGGTTTTGGCAGCGGGGTGATGATTCCCGGTACAGGAATTGTGCTGAATAATTTTGTCTGGTGGTGCGAAATCGATCCGACTTGTCCCACCCCGAATTTGATTGCTCCCGGCAAACGCTGGTCAAGTTGCATGGCGCCGCTGCATGCGTTTCGCGACGGGCGGTTTTGGTTTTCGGTGGCGACACCGGGAAGCTGGGGGATTTTGCAGACGACGATGCAAATGTTCTTAAACGTCGCCGAATTTGGTGCCGATCTGCAAGCAGCGATCGAAGCGCCACGGTTTCGCGTGTGGGAACGGACGCGGATGCAAATTGAAACGCGGATTCCCCGCGCCGTTCGCGATCAACTCACGCGACGGCACCACGCATTGGAACCGGTCGGAGATTTCTCCCCACTGGTCGGTGGCGGGCAAGGGGTCATGATCGACCCGGAGTCCGGCGCGCGAATGGCCGCCGCCGACCCTCGCCGCGACGGGTATGCGCTGGCGTACTAA
- a CDS encoding 3-keto-disaccharide hydrolase produces the protein MKKHTLACWICTLLALCFSVRIAAGADEAEKVITPTDAPIVLFNGKDLTNFYTWLQDTKREDPRKVFTVTKEPDGTPVIRASGDGFGGIVTKDKYTNYHLVVEYRWGDLTWGQRKMAAKDSGVLLHCNGDDGNYNEGGGNSPWMAGIECQIIEGGVGDFLVLGGTDNDGTKRVPKLTCEFIKDRDGEAVWKKGGEKKAFTSGRINWYGRDPDWKDELGIRFEQDKDSPGHEWTRLECICDGGKITNIVNGTVVNYGEMAEPESGKLMFQSEGAEIFFRKIELHPLKKE, from the coding sequence ATGAAAAAACACACATTGGCTTGTTGGATTTGTACGTTACTCGCACTTTGCTTCTCAGTGCGAATTGCCGCCGGCGCAGATGAGGCCGAAAAGGTCATCACGCCGACGGATGCTCCCATCGTGCTATTTAACGGCAAGGATCTGACGAATTTTTATACGTGGTTGCAGGATACGAAACGTGAAGATCCTCGCAAGGTTTTCACCGTCACGAAGGAACCGGATGGGACGCCGGTGATTCGCGCGTCGGGAGACGGGTTCGGCGGGATTGTGACGAAGGATAAATATACCAATTACCACTTGGTGGTCGAGTACCGCTGGGGTGATCTGACCTGGGGCCAACGGAAAATGGCAGCAAAGGACAGCGGCGTCCTGTTGCACTGCAACGGCGACGATGGCAATTACAACGAGGGTGGCGGAAACTCACCTTGGATGGCGGGTATCGAGTGCCAGATCATCGAAGGGGGCGTCGGCGATTTTCTAGTGTTGGGAGGAACCGACAACGACGGCACCAAACGTGTCCCCAAACTAACCTGCGAGTTCATCAAGGACCGTGACGGCGAAGCCGTTTGGAAAAAAGGTGGCGAGAAGAAGGCTTTCACCAGTGGACGTATCAATTGGTACGGTCGCGACCCCGATTGGAAAGACGAACTGGGGATTCGTTTTGAGCAAGATAAAGATAGCCCGGGCCATGAATGGACTCGGCTGGAGTGCATTTGCGACGGTGGGAAGATCACCAATATTGTGAACGGAACGGTCGTCAACTATGGCGAAATGGCGGAGCCGGAATCCGGCAAGCTGATGTTCCAATCCGAAGGTGCCGAGATCTTCTTTCGCAAAATCGAATTGCATCCGCTGAAAAAAGAATAA
- a CDS encoding sialidase family protein, whose amino-acid sequence MHLRIPLATLLFLIAFCTAPEMSRTTLRAADSETAQNATTLFELGEGKESKYGFRIPALARTNSGTLLAFAERRLGLHDHAENDIVLRRSLDGGRSWQPLQIVAEAGGDSLNDPCVVVLDSGRILLRYTHFPKGVHARTTKHTVIAEPGYGGPKNVRLFLTHSDDDGKTWSKPRDVTRDMRRKTAISVGSPGAALQLTRGPHQGRIVFPNYEVYHLGGDKRKSVNSVSYSDDGGATWKLSETIAEPGPKGFGNEAQLAELAGGGILLSARDQEGGTFRKLSVSSDGGETWSPHRLATDLLTPQCMSSVMRYSWPNDQQAGVLLHTLPHTKDKRANGTIMISRDEGKSWKPARVIVPAGFEYSCLIRFPDGDIGCLYETDHCRSIDFQRLNAQTILGDQ is encoded by the coding sequence ATGCACTTACGAATCCCACTCGCCACGCTCCTATTCTTGATCGCGTTTTGCACCGCCCCCGAAATGTCGCGCACCACGCTGCGGGCTGCTGATAGCGAAACGGCACAAAACGCCACCACGCTCTTCGAACTGGGCGAGGGGAAAGAGAGCAAATATGGTTTTCGTATCCCCGCGCTGGCGCGGACCAACTCGGGCACTTTGCTGGCGTTTGCCGAACGGCGTCTTGGTCTGCACGACCATGCTGAAAACGATATTGTGCTGCGCCGCAGTCTCGATGGCGGTCGCAGTTGGCAGCCGTTGCAAATCGTCGCCGAAGCGGGAGGTGATTCGCTGAATGATCCCTGCGTTGTTGTGCTGGACAGTGGACGCATTCTCCTGCGGTACACACATTTCCCCAAGGGCGTGCATGCCCGCACGACCAAACACACCGTCATCGCCGAACCGGGTTACGGCGGGCCGAAAAATGTGCGTCTGTTTTTGACACACTCCGATGATGACGGCAAGACTTGGTCGAAACCGCGCGACGTCACGCGAGACATGCGGCGTAAAACGGCGATCTCTGTCGGCAGCCCTGGCGCTGCTTTGCAATTGACCCGCGGTCCGCATCAGGGGCGCATCGTGTTCCCCAATTACGAAGTCTATCACCTGGGCGGCGACAAACGAAAATCGGTGAATAGCGTTTCGTATAGCGACGATGGCGGCGCCACTTGGAAACTCTCAGAGACGATTGCCGAACCGGGGCCAAAGGGTTTCGGAAACGAAGCCCAGTTGGCCGAACTGGCCGGCGGCGGCATCCTCCTGTCGGCCCGTGACCAAGAAGGCGGGACCTTTCGGAAACTTTCGGTCAGCAGCGACGGCGGAGAAACTTGGTCACCGCACCGACTGGCCACTGATCTGCTCACCCCGCAATGCATGTCCAGCGTCATGCGCTATTCCTGGCCCAACGACCAGCAAGCGGGCGTGCTCTTGCACACCTTGCCGCACACCAAGGACAAACGCGCCAACGGCACGATCATGATCAGTCGCGACGAAGGGAAATCCTGGAAACCGGCCCGCGTAATCGTCCCGGCCGGTTTCGAATACAGCTGCCTAATCCGCTTTCCAGACGGCGACATCGGCTGCCTGTACGAGACAGACCACTGCCGCTCAATCGATTTCCAACGCCTGAACGCACAGACAATCCTCGGCGATCAATAA
- a CDS encoding DUF2314 domain-containing protein: MFDDDDPAMRKANEAAQGSFKYFWRELSWERRRIIPGLDMAMVKLPFTDGPRTDGHSDFEQMWIGEVGFDGETLTGELLNSPNWLTSVRQGDSVQVPFAQLTDWMMTVDGRAYGGFTVNAMRAKMGRNERKQHDKAWGLDFGDPTETQIEIERGKKSFGGFVSSLFGGRSKQNSQPVGFSDHPMCVNMMEVIEEQLQADRETVRTVNDEGFTLLHCDALAGNFGVVKLLVKYGADIAARTPSGRTASNLARGIGWSEIADYLDTQSNV; this comes from the coding sequence ATGTTTGATGATGATGATCCGGCAATGCGGAAGGCGAATGAGGCTGCGCAGGGATCATTCAAGTATTTCTGGAGAGAGTTGTCGTGGGAACGGCGACGGATCATTCCAGGTTTGGACATGGCTATGGTGAAGTTGCCGTTCACCGACGGTCCACGAACTGATGGCCACTCAGATTTCGAGCAAATGTGGATCGGCGAGGTGGGTTTTGACGGGGAGACGCTAACCGGTGAACTCCTCAACTCCCCAAACTGGCTGACTTCGGTTCGGCAAGGCGATTCGGTGCAGGTGCCGTTCGCTCAACTTACCGATTGGATGATGACAGTCGATGGCCGAGCCTATGGCGGATTTACGGTCAATGCGATGCGGGCCAAGATGGGCCGCAATGAACGCAAGCAACATGACAAAGCTTGGGGCCTTGATTTTGGCGACCCGACGGAGACTCAAATAGAAATTGAACGAGGGAAGAAGTCTTTCGGCGGATTTGTTTCCAGTTTATTTGGGGGTCGGTCAAAGCAAAACAGCCAGCCGGTCGGCTTTAGCGACCATCCGATGTGCGTCAACATGATGGAAGTAATTGAAGAGCAACTGCAGGCCGATCGAGAGACTGTGCGTACGGTTAACGACGAGGGCTTTACGCTGCTGCATTGTGACGCGTTGGCAGGAAACTTTGGAGTTGTGAAGCTGCTCGTCAAATATGGAGCTGATATTGCCGCAAGGACTCCCTCCGGGCGAACAGCCTCGAACCTGGCGCGAGGAATCGGCTGGTCTGAAATAGCGGATTATCTCGATACGCAATCCAACGTGTAA
- a CDS encoding alpha/beta hydrolase: MIPIDSTTTLSFRRYAAFLLQLVVLSGPLSAFAAEPIELPLWTGDAPGSENIDEAEIVVDRGADKGYRDRSISQVHRPTITVYLPKAKQPTAAIVICPGGGFSRVVIDKEGIDFAKFLNQHGVAGIVLKYRTAESKAHFYGISAATADVQRAIRLTRARAAQWNIDPQMIGVFGFSAGGSIASYAATHFDPGQRSSLDPVERQSCRPDFVGLGYPLVSLRNELTGGRYQKTAFGENPTPQQIRQYSNELHVSKNTPPSFLVHTEDDTAVPVKNTHQFAAACKDAGVPCTTFVREKGGHGYGIKDRGNPINQWPTAFVEWLQERGLME, from the coding sequence ATGATTCCTATCGATTCCACAACGACTCTTTCATTCCGCCGGTATGCAGCGTTTTTGCTCCAGCTTGTGGTGCTTTCCGGTCCGCTGTCTGCTTTTGCGGCGGAACCGATCGAGCTACCGTTGTGGACGGGGGATGCACCCGGGTCGGAGAACATTGACGAAGCGGAAATTGTGGTCGATCGAGGCGCAGACAAGGGGTATCGCGATCGCAGCATCTCCCAGGTGCACCGGCCAACGATCACAGTGTATTTGCCGAAAGCCAAGCAACCGACCGCGGCGATCGTGATTTGCCCCGGCGGTGGATTCTCGCGGGTGGTGATCGACAAGGAAGGAATTGATTTTGCGAAGTTTCTGAACCAGCACGGCGTCGCCGGCATTGTGCTCAAGTACCGGACAGCGGAATCGAAAGCTCATTTTTATGGGATCAGCGCGGCGACGGCTGACGTGCAGCGCGCGATTCGGCTCACGCGGGCGCGAGCGGCGCAGTGGAACATTGATCCGCAGATGATCGGCGTGTTTGGTTTTTCCGCCGGCGGATCAATCGCTTCGTATGCGGCCACGCATTTCGATCCGGGACAACGCAGCTCCTTGGACCCAGTCGAGCGGCAAAGTTGCCGTCCCGATTTTGTTGGATTGGGCTATCCATTGGTTTCACTACGAAACGAACTCACCGGCGGCCGTTATCAAAAAACGGCCTTTGGCGAAAACCCGACGCCGCAGCAGATTCGCCAATACTCCAACGAACTGCATGTTTCAAAGAACACGCCACCGTCGTTCTTAGTGCATACAGAAGATGACACCGCCGTCCCGGTCAAAAACACCCACCAATTCGCCGCTGCCTGCAAAGACGCGGGCGTCCCCTGCACCACCTTTGTTCGCGAAAAGGGGGGCCACGGTTACGGCATCAAGGACCGCGGCAATCCGATCAACCAATGGCCGACGGCGTTTGTGGAGTGGTTGCAGGAGCGCGGGTTGATGGAGTGA
- a CDS encoding ABC transporter ATP-binding protein, whose protein sequence is MSLELKGVRKSYTEPDGTKLPILDVEHFALEKGEQVVLVGESGGGKTTLLNVISGITQADAGTIAVDGYDLTGMMEVKRDRFRAERIGFVFQTFNLLDAFTALENVMLGMSFAGNTGGKKVAQELLERVGLGHRLHHRPGTLSVGEQQRVAVARSLANQPSLLLADEPTANVDVKNQELVLKLIRDACSERNVSLLLVTHSLDVAGQFERTERLGDFNKPGGSK, encoded by the coding sequence ATGTCGTTAGAACTTAAAGGGGTCCGCAAAAGCTACACCGAGCCGGACGGCACGAAACTGCCGATTTTGGACGTGGAGCATTTCGCGCTGGAAAAAGGAGAGCAGGTCGTCCTGGTCGGCGAAAGCGGCGGTGGAAAAACGACCTTGCTCAACGTGATCTCGGGCATCACCCAAGCCGATGCGGGAACCATCGCCGTCGATGGCTACGACTTGACCGGCATGATGGAGGTCAAACGCGATCGGTTTCGCGCGGAGCGGATTGGGTTTGTCTTCCAAACGTTCAATCTGTTGGACGCCTTCACCGCTTTAGAAAACGTGATGCTGGGCATGAGCTTCGCCGGCAACACAGGCGGCAAAAAAGTCGCTCAGGAACTGTTGGAACGGGTCGGTTTGGGACATCGCCTCCATCACCGTCCCGGTACGCTTTCGGTCGGTGAACAACAACGCGTGGCCGTCGCCCGCTCGTTGGCCAACCAACCCTCGTTGTTACTGGCTGACGAACCGACCGCCAACGTCGACGTCAAAAACCAGGAGTTGGTCTTAAAGCTGATTCGCGATGCCTGCAGCGAACGAAACGTTTCGTTGTTGTTGGTCACGCACTCGCTGGACGTTGCCGGTCAATTCGAGCGGACGGAACGACTGGGAGATTTCAATAAACCGGGAGGGTCGAAATGA